Proteins co-encoded in one Populus trichocarpa isolate Nisqually-1 chromosome 10, P.trichocarpa_v4.1, whole genome shotgun sequence genomic window:
- the LOC7485826 gene encoding serine/threonine-protein kinase STY46 isoform X1: MESTAPQAEELLKKIQQLEAGHHHLQQQMSKLKLSSTTTDPKPTQQRSHSISPQRSGPRNRVAGGPTGSSFEAAWKKGSASFRHSSPLQRESRSLNSNNASDGHSNGGGEGGDGNRGGPSSVKFTDKQYLNILQSVGQSVHIFDHSGRIIYWNRTAENLYGYSAAEALGQDAIELLIDSRDYAVANGIVQRVSMGEKWTGKFPVKNKMAERFTVVATNTPLYDDDGALVGIICVSSDSRPFQEVGVALLDSRNLEAESSNSSPRNIVMSKLGLDSQQPLQAAVASKISNLASKVSNKVKSKIRPGENSMDREGGSGDSHYSDHGYSDAALSDHREDANSSGASTPRGDVHPSPFGVFSHLDDRSPAQSCRESGDESEGKPAIHKIFTSKAEAWIGKKGLSWPWKGNEKEGSEARTTRFGWPWLQNDQESETFHQRSPSSGAKSESHVSESNRPANNEASGSWSSSINVNSTSSASSCGSTSSTVNKVDPDTDCLDYEILWEDLTIGEQIGQGSCGTVYHALWYGSDVAVKVFSKQEYSDDVILAFKQEVSLMKRLRHPNVLLFMGAVTSPQRLCIVTEFLPRGSLFRLLQRNTTKLDWRRRAHMALDIARGMNYLHHYNPPIIHRDLKSSNLLVDKNWTVKVGDFGLSRLKHETYLTTKTGKGTPQWMAPEVLRNEPSDEKSDVYSYGVILWELATEKIPWDNLNSMQVIGAVGFMNQQLEIPKDVDPQWASIIGSCWHSDPQCRPTFQELLEKLRDLQRQYAIQFQAARSAAGDNTQKEL; the protein is encoded by the exons ATGGAAAGCACAGCACCACAAGCAGAAGAGctcctaaaaaaaatccaacaactTGAAGCGGGACACCATCATCTTCAACAACAAATGTCAAAGCTCAAGCTTTCCTCTACTACTACCGATCCAAAACCAACCCAACAAAGGTCCCATTCTATATCTCCACAAAGGTCTGGTCCCAGGAATCGGGTTGCTGGTGGGCCAACCGGGTCGAGTTTTGAGGCTGCTTGGAAGAAGGGTTCTGCTTCATTTAGACATTCATCGCCTTTACAGAGAGAAAGTAGAAGTTTGAATAGTAATAATGCTAGCGATGGTCACAGTAATGGTGGTGGAGAAGGAGGAGATGGTAATAGAGGAGGACCTTCTTCTGTGAAGTTTACTGATaaacaatatttgaatatattgCAGTCCGTGGGACAGTCTGTTCATATTTTTGATCATTCAGGTCGTATTATTTACTG GAACCGAACAGCCGAGAACCTTTATGGTTATTCAGCTGCAGAAGCTCTTGGTCAGGATGCTATTGAGCTGCTAATTGATTCTCGGGATTATGCAGTGGCAAATGGTATTGTTCAACGAGTTAGTATGGGGGAGAAATGGACAGGGAAGTTTCCGGTTAAGAATAAAATGGCGGAGAGGTTTACAGTTGTTGCTACTAATACTCCTTTATACGATGATGATGGTGCTTTGGTTGGGATTATTTGCGTGTCGAGTGATTCACGACCTTTTCAAGAAGTGGGGGTTGCATTGTTGGATTCGAGGAACTTGGAAGCAGAGTCAAGCAATAGTTCGCCCAGGAATATCGTCATGAGCAAACTTGGTCTTGATTCTCAACAGCCCTTGCAAGCAGCAGTAGcgtcaaaaatatcaaatttg GCATCCAAGGTGAGCAACAAAGTCAAGTCCAAAATCCGGCCGGGAGAGAACAGCATGGATCGTGAAGGAGGGAGTGGGGACAGTCACTATTCTGACCATGGGTACTCAGATGCAGCTCTATCTGACCATCGGGAGGATGCAAATTCTAGTGGAGCTAGTACGCCAAGAGGAGATGTACATCCATCTCCTTTTGGTGTATTTTCCCATCTTGACGACAGGTCACCAGCACAATCATGCAGAGAATCTGGTGATGAGAGCGAAGGAAAGCCTGCAATTCACAAGATCTTTACCTCAAAGGCAGAAGCATGGATTGGTAAGAAAGGGCTGTCATGGCCCTGGAAAGGGAATGAAAAGGAAGGCTCAGAAGCAAGGACTACACGTTTTGGGTGGCCTTGGTTGCAAAATGATCAAGAGAGTGAAACATTTCATCAGAGAAGTCCCTCTTCCGGTGCAAAATCTGAAAGCCATGTCAGTGAAAGTAATCGGCCTGCCAATAATGAGGCCTCTGGGTCCTGGTCTTCTTCAATTAATGTTAACAGCACAAGCAGTGCCAGTAGTTGTGGAAGTACCAGCAGTACTGTGAATAAGGTGGACCCGGACACTGATTGCTTGGATTATGAAATATTATGGGAAGACTTGACTATTGGAGAGCAAATTGGGCAAG GTTCTTGTGGAACTGTATATCATGCCCTGTGGTACGGATCA GATGTTGCTGTCAAAGTATTCTCCAAGCAAGAGTATTCAGATGATGTTATACTTGCATTTAAACAAGAG GTATCTCTCATGAAGAGACTCCGGCATCCGAATGTTTTGCTCTTCATGGGTGCTGTGACTTCACCTCAGCGTCTCTGCATTGTTACAGAGTTCCTCCCACG TGGAAGTTTGTTTCGCTTACTGCAGAGGAACACAACCAAACTAGATTGGAGACGGCGTGCTCATATGGCATTGGATATA GCTCGAGGTATGAACTATCTTCATCATTACAACCCGCCTATCATTCATCGTGATCTGAAGTCTTCAAATCTCTTAGTTGACAAGAACTGGACTGTAAAG GTTGGAGATTTTGGTTTATCACGTCTAAAGCATGAAACTTATTTGACAACAAAGACCGGGAAGGGAACG CCTCAATGGATGGCACCCGAAGTTCTCCGTAATGAACCCTCCGATGAAAA GTCTGATGTATACAGCTATGGAGTGATACTCTGGGAGCTTGCCACTGAGAAGATTCCTTGGGATAATCTCAACTCAATGCAG GTGATTGGAGCTGTAGGGTTCATGAACCAACAGCTCGAGATTCCAAAAGATGTGGATCCACAGTGGGCTTCTATAATTGGAAGTTGCTGGCACAG TGATCCACAGTGCCGTCCAACTTTCCAGGAATTGCTGGAAAAGCTCAGAGATCTTCAGAGACAATATGCCATTCAATTCCAGGCAGCCCGTTCCGCAGCTGGAGATAACACACAGAAGGAACTGTAG
- the LOC7485826 gene encoding uncharacterized protein LOC7485826 isoform X2 produces the protein MESTAPQAEELLKKIQQLEAGHHHLQQQMSKLKLSSTTTDPKPTQQRSHSISPQRSGPRNRVAGGPTGSSFEAAWKKGSASFRHSSPLQRESRSLNSNNASDGHSNGGGEGGDGNRGGPSSVKFTDKQYLNILQSVGQSVHIFDHSGRIIYWNRTAENLYGYSAAEALGQDAIELLIDSRDYAVANGIVQRVSMGEKWTGKFPVKNKMAERFTVVATNTPLYDDDGALVGIICVSSDSRPFQEVGVALLDSRNLEAESSNSSPRNIVMSKLGLDSQQPLQAAVASKISNLASKVSNKVKSKIRPGENSMDREGGSGDSHYSDHGYSDAALSDHREDANSSGASTPRGDVHPSPFGVFSHLDDRSPAQSCRESGDESEGKPAIHKIFTSKAEAWIGKKGLSWPWKGNEKEGSEARTTRFGWPWLQNDQESETFHQRSPSSGAKSESHVSESNRPANNEASGSWSSSINVNSTSSASSCGSTSSTVNKVDPDTDCLDYEILWEDLTIGEQIGQGSCGTVYHALWYGSDVAVKVFSKQEYSDDVILAFKQEVSLMKRLRHPNVLLFMGAVTSPQRLCIVTEFLPRGSLFRLLQRNTTKLDWRRRAHMALDIARGMNYLHHYNPPIIHRDLKSSNLLVDKNWTVKVGDFGLSRLKHETYLTTKTGKGTPQWMAPEVLRNEPSDEKSDVYSYGVILWELATEKIPWDNLNSMQFVLCTCR, from the exons ATGGAAAGCACAGCACCACAAGCAGAAGAGctcctaaaaaaaatccaacaactTGAAGCGGGACACCATCATCTTCAACAACAAATGTCAAAGCTCAAGCTTTCCTCTACTACTACCGATCCAAAACCAACCCAACAAAGGTCCCATTCTATATCTCCACAAAGGTCTGGTCCCAGGAATCGGGTTGCTGGTGGGCCAACCGGGTCGAGTTTTGAGGCTGCTTGGAAGAAGGGTTCTGCTTCATTTAGACATTCATCGCCTTTACAGAGAGAAAGTAGAAGTTTGAATAGTAATAATGCTAGCGATGGTCACAGTAATGGTGGTGGAGAAGGAGGAGATGGTAATAGAGGAGGACCTTCTTCTGTGAAGTTTACTGATaaacaatatttgaatatattgCAGTCCGTGGGACAGTCTGTTCATATTTTTGATCATTCAGGTCGTATTATTTACTG GAACCGAACAGCCGAGAACCTTTATGGTTATTCAGCTGCAGAAGCTCTTGGTCAGGATGCTATTGAGCTGCTAATTGATTCTCGGGATTATGCAGTGGCAAATGGTATTGTTCAACGAGTTAGTATGGGGGAGAAATGGACAGGGAAGTTTCCGGTTAAGAATAAAATGGCGGAGAGGTTTACAGTTGTTGCTACTAATACTCCTTTATACGATGATGATGGTGCTTTGGTTGGGATTATTTGCGTGTCGAGTGATTCACGACCTTTTCAAGAAGTGGGGGTTGCATTGTTGGATTCGAGGAACTTGGAAGCAGAGTCAAGCAATAGTTCGCCCAGGAATATCGTCATGAGCAAACTTGGTCTTGATTCTCAACAGCCCTTGCAAGCAGCAGTAGcgtcaaaaatatcaaatttg GCATCCAAGGTGAGCAACAAAGTCAAGTCCAAAATCCGGCCGGGAGAGAACAGCATGGATCGTGAAGGAGGGAGTGGGGACAGTCACTATTCTGACCATGGGTACTCAGATGCAGCTCTATCTGACCATCGGGAGGATGCAAATTCTAGTGGAGCTAGTACGCCAAGAGGAGATGTACATCCATCTCCTTTTGGTGTATTTTCCCATCTTGACGACAGGTCACCAGCACAATCATGCAGAGAATCTGGTGATGAGAGCGAAGGAAAGCCTGCAATTCACAAGATCTTTACCTCAAAGGCAGAAGCATGGATTGGTAAGAAAGGGCTGTCATGGCCCTGGAAAGGGAATGAAAAGGAAGGCTCAGAAGCAAGGACTACACGTTTTGGGTGGCCTTGGTTGCAAAATGATCAAGAGAGTGAAACATTTCATCAGAGAAGTCCCTCTTCCGGTGCAAAATCTGAAAGCCATGTCAGTGAAAGTAATCGGCCTGCCAATAATGAGGCCTCTGGGTCCTGGTCTTCTTCAATTAATGTTAACAGCACAAGCAGTGCCAGTAGTTGTGGAAGTACCAGCAGTACTGTGAATAAGGTGGACCCGGACACTGATTGCTTGGATTATGAAATATTATGGGAAGACTTGACTATTGGAGAGCAAATTGGGCAAG GTTCTTGTGGAACTGTATATCATGCCCTGTGGTACGGATCA GATGTTGCTGTCAAAGTATTCTCCAAGCAAGAGTATTCAGATGATGTTATACTTGCATTTAAACAAGAG GTATCTCTCATGAAGAGACTCCGGCATCCGAATGTTTTGCTCTTCATGGGTGCTGTGACTTCACCTCAGCGTCTCTGCATTGTTACAGAGTTCCTCCCACG TGGAAGTTTGTTTCGCTTACTGCAGAGGAACACAACCAAACTAGATTGGAGACGGCGTGCTCATATGGCATTGGATATA GCTCGAGGTATGAACTATCTTCATCATTACAACCCGCCTATCATTCATCGTGATCTGAAGTCTTCAAATCTCTTAGTTGACAAGAACTGGACTGTAAAG GTTGGAGATTTTGGTTTATCACGTCTAAAGCATGAAACTTATTTGACAACAAAGACCGGGAAGGGAACG CCTCAATGGATGGCACCCGAAGTTCTCCGTAATGAACCCTCCGATGAAAA GTCTGATGTATACAGCTATGGAGTGATACTCTGGGAGCTTGCCACTGAGAAGATTCCTTGGGATAATCTCAACTCAATGCAG TTTGTTTTGTGTACTTGCAGGTGA
- the LOC7485826 gene encoding uncharacterized protein LOC7485826 isoform X3: MESTAPQAEELLKKIQQLEAGHHHLQQQMSKLKLSSTTTDPKPTQQRSHSISPQRSGPRNRVAGGPTGSSFEAAWKKGSASFRHSSPLQRESRSLNSNNASDGHSNGGGEGGDGNRGGPSSVKFTDKQYLNILQSVGQSVHIFDHSGRIIYWNRTAENLYGYSAAEALGQDAIELLIDSRDYAVANGIVQRVSMGEKWTGKFPVKNKMAERFTVVATNTPLYDDDGALVGIICVSSDSRPFQEVGVALLDSRNLEAESSNSSPRNIVMSKLGLDSQQPLQAAVASKISNLASKVSNKVKSKIRPGENSMDREGGSGDSHYSDHGYSDAALSDHREDANSSGASTPRGDVHPSPFGVFSHLDDRSPAQSCRESGDESEGKPAIHKIFTSKAEAWIGKKGLSWPWKGNEKEGSEARTTRFGWPWLQNDQESETFHQRSPSSGAKSESHVSESNRPANNEASGSWSSSINVNSTSSASSCGSTSSTVNKVDPDTDCLDYEILWEDLTIGEQIGQGSCGTVYHALWYGSDVAVKVFSKQEYSDDVILAFKQEVSLMKRLRHPNVLLFMGAVTSPQRLCIVTEFLPRGSLFRLLQRNTTKLDWRRRAHMALDIARGMNYLHHYNPPIIHRDLKSSNLLVDKNWTVKVGDFGLSRLKHETYLTTKTGKGTPQWMAPEVLRNEPSDEKSDVYSYGVILWELATEKIPWDNLNSMQSLSA, translated from the exons ATGGAAAGCACAGCACCACAAGCAGAAGAGctcctaaaaaaaatccaacaactTGAAGCGGGACACCATCATCTTCAACAACAAATGTCAAAGCTCAAGCTTTCCTCTACTACTACCGATCCAAAACCAACCCAACAAAGGTCCCATTCTATATCTCCACAAAGGTCTGGTCCCAGGAATCGGGTTGCTGGTGGGCCAACCGGGTCGAGTTTTGAGGCTGCTTGGAAGAAGGGTTCTGCTTCATTTAGACATTCATCGCCTTTACAGAGAGAAAGTAGAAGTTTGAATAGTAATAATGCTAGCGATGGTCACAGTAATGGTGGTGGAGAAGGAGGAGATGGTAATAGAGGAGGACCTTCTTCTGTGAAGTTTACTGATaaacaatatttgaatatattgCAGTCCGTGGGACAGTCTGTTCATATTTTTGATCATTCAGGTCGTATTATTTACTG GAACCGAACAGCCGAGAACCTTTATGGTTATTCAGCTGCAGAAGCTCTTGGTCAGGATGCTATTGAGCTGCTAATTGATTCTCGGGATTATGCAGTGGCAAATGGTATTGTTCAACGAGTTAGTATGGGGGAGAAATGGACAGGGAAGTTTCCGGTTAAGAATAAAATGGCGGAGAGGTTTACAGTTGTTGCTACTAATACTCCTTTATACGATGATGATGGTGCTTTGGTTGGGATTATTTGCGTGTCGAGTGATTCACGACCTTTTCAAGAAGTGGGGGTTGCATTGTTGGATTCGAGGAACTTGGAAGCAGAGTCAAGCAATAGTTCGCCCAGGAATATCGTCATGAGCAAACTTGGTCTTGATTCTCAACAGCCCTTGCAAGCAGCAGTAGcgtcaaaaatatcaaatttg GCATCCAAGGTGAGCAACAAAGTCAAGTCCAAAATCCGGCCGGGAGAGAACAGCATGGATCGTGAAGGAGGGAGTGGGGACAGTCACTATTCTGACCATGGGTACTCAGATGCAGCTCTATCTGACCATCGGGAGGATGCAAATTCTAGTGGAGCTAGTACGCCAAGAGGAGATGTACATCCATCTCCTTTTGGTGTATTTTCCCATCTTGACGACAGGTCACCAGCACAATCATGCAGAGAATCTGGTGATGAGAGCGAAGGAAAGCCTGCAATTCACAAGATCTTTACCTCAAAGGCAGAAGCATGGATTGGTAAGAAAGGGCTGTCATGGCCCTGGAAAGGGAATGAAAAGGAAGGCTCAGAAGCAAGGACTACACGTTTTGGGTGGCCTTGGTTGCAAAATGATCAAGAGAGTGAAACATTTCATCAGAGAAGTCCCTCTTCCGGTGCAAAATCTGAAAGCCATGTCAGTGAAAGTAATCGGCCTGCCAATAATGAGGCCTCTGGGTCCTGGTCTTCTTCAATTAATGTTAACAGCACAAGCAGTGCCAGTAGTTGTGGAAGTACCAGCAGTACTGTGAATAAGGTGGACCCGGACACTGATTGCTTGGATTATGAAATATTATGGGAAGACTTGACTATTGGAGAGCAAATTGGGCAAG GTTCTTGTGGAACTGTATATCATGCCCTGTGGTACGGATCA GATGTTGCTGTCAAAGTATTCTCCAAGCAAGAGTATTCAGATGATGTTATACTTGCATTTAAACAAGAG GTATCTCTCATGAAGAGACTCCGGCATCCGAATGTTTTGCTCTTCATGGGTGCTGTGACTTCACCTCAGCGTCTCTGCATTGTTACAGAGTTCCTCCCACG TGGAAGTTTGTTTCGCTTACTGCAGAGGAACACAACCAAACTAGATTGGAGACGGCGTGCTCATATGGCATTGGATATA GCTCGAGGTATGAACTATCTTCATCATTACAACCCGCCTATCATTCATCGTGATCTGAAGTCTTCAAATCTCTTAGTTGACAAGAACTGGACTGTAAAG GTTGGAGATTTTGGTTTATCACGTCTAAAGCATGAAACTTATTTGACAACAAAGACCGGGAAGGGAACG CCTCAATGGATGGCACCCGAAGTTCTCCGTAATGAACCCTCCGATGAAAA GTCTGATGTATACAGCTATGGAGTGATACTCTGGGAGCTTGCCACTGAGAAGATTCCTTGGGATAATCTCAACTCAATGCAG TCGTTGAGTGCTTGA
- the LOC7485827 gene encoding uncharacterized protein LOC7485827, producing the protein MEGGDEGGIDRVVDSKDLQQQSKALDKLTDRVEDRQLDSTRVQEAMASIASSAEADANAMRLREKELAAVKINAADVDIIANELELDKKVAERTLREHKGDAVAAIRHLLH; encoded by the exons atggaaGGTGGGGACGAAGGAGGAATAGATAGAGTAGTCGATTCGAAAGATTTACAGCAACAAAGCAAAGCACTTGATAAACTCACTGACCGTGTTGAAGATCGCCAACTTGATTCTACCCGTGTTCAGGAAGCTATGGCTTCCATTGCTTCTTCTGCTGAAGCTGATGCCAATGCTATGAGATTGAG GGAGAAAGAACTGGCTGCTGTGAAGATCAACGCAGCTGATGTTGACATAATTGCAAATGAATTAGAG TTGGACAAGAAGGTAGCAGAGAGAACCTTACGAGAGCACAAAGGCGATGCTGTTGCTGCTATTCGACATCTTCTTCACTAG
- the LOC127905902 gene encoding glycine-rich cell wall structural protein-like isoform X1 yields MGRFSSKYVGVLAVVFVLVLGLAECRKIEKDGLGGGAGGGGGFGGGGGLGGGKGGGIGGGVGGGGGAGGGFGGGKGGGGGIGGGKGGGIGGGVGGGSGGGLGGGKGGGVGGGGGAGGGFGGGKGGGGGIGGGKGGGIGGGAGGGFGGGKGGGGSVGGGKGGGIGGGVGGGLGGGKGGGVGGGGGAGGGFSGGKGGGGGIGGGKGGGIGGGAGGGFGGGKGGGGGVGGGKGGGIGGGVGGGSGGGFGGGAGGGGGAGVGGGAGGGAGGGFGGGKGGGGGIGGGAGGGGGAGGGFGGGAGGGGGFGGGKGGGGGFSGGH; encoded by the exons ATGGGGAGATTTTCAAGCAAATATGTTGGCGTTTTAGCTGTGGTGTTTGTGTTAGTGTTGGGGTTAGCAGAGtgtagaaaaatagaaaaagatggCTTAGGAGGTGGTGCTGGAGGAGGTGGAGGCTTTGGTGGTGGCGGTGGCCTCGGAGGAGGAAAAGGTGGAGGAATAGGTGGCGGTGTTGGAGGAGGgggtggtgctggtggtggcTTCGGAGGAGGCAAGGGTGGAGGTGGAGGTATTGGAGGTGGCAAAGGCGGGGGCATTGGGGGTGGTGTAGGTGGGGGTTCTGGTGGTGGCCTCGGAGGAGGAAAAGGTGGCGGtgttggaggaggaggtggtgctGGCGGTGGCTTCGGAGGAGGCAAGGGTGGCGGTGGAG GTATTGGAGGTGGCAAAGGTGGAGGCATTGGgggtggtgctggtggtggcTTCGGAGGAGGCAAGGGTGGTGGTGGCAGCGTTGGAGGTGGCAAAGGTGGGGGTATTGGGGGTGGTGTAGGTGGGGGCCTCGGAGGAGGAAAGGGTGGCGGtgttggaggaggaggtggtgctGGCGGTGGCTTCAGTGGAGGCAAGGGTGGCGGTGGAGGTATTGGAGGTGGAAAAGGTGGAGGCATTGGGGGTGGTGCTGGCGGTGGCTTCGGAGGAGGCAAGGGTGGTGGCGGCGGCGTTGGAGGTGGCAAAGGTGGGGGTATTGGGGGTGGTGTAGGTGGGGGCTCTGGTGGTGGCTTCGGAGGTGGAGccggaggaggtggtggtgccGGTGTCGGTGGGGGTGCAGGAGGTGGAGCTGGCGGCGGCTTTGGAGGTGGCAAGGGTGGTGGAGGAGGCATTGGAGGTGGAGccggaggtggtggtggtgcagGAGGAGGATTTGGTGGAGGAGCCGGAGGTGGCGGTGGATTTGGAGGAGGCAAAGGTGGGGGAGGAGGTTTTAGTGGCGGGCATTAA
- the LOC127905902 gene encoding glycine-rich cell wall structural protein-like isoform X2, with product MGRFSSKYVGVLAVVFVLVLGLAECRKIEKDGLGGGAGGGGGFGGGGGLGGGKGGGIGGGVGGGGGAGGGFGGGKGGGGGIGGGKGGGIGGGAGGGAGGGFGGGTGGGGGIGGGKGGGIGGGAGGGFGGGKGGGGSVGGGKGGGIGGGVGGGLGGGKGGGVGGGGGAGGGFSGGKGGGGGIGGGKGGGIGGGAGGGFGGGKGGGGGVGGGKGGGIGGGVGGGSGGGFGGGAGGGGGAGVGGGAGGGAGGGFGGGKGGGGGIGGGAGGGGGAGGGFGGGAGGGGGFGGGKGGGGGFSGGH from the exons ATGGGGAGATTTTCAAGCAAATATGTTGGCGTTTTAGCTGTGGTGTTTGTGTTAGTGTTGGGGTTAGCAGAGtgtagaaaaatagaaaaagatggCTTAGGAGGTGGTGCTGGAGGAGGTGGAGGCTTTGGTGGTGGCGGTGGCCTCGGAGGAGGAAAAGGTGGAGGAATAGGTGGCGGTGTTGGAGGAGGgg gtggtgctGGCGGTGGCTTCGGAGGAGGCAAGGGTGGCGGTGGAGGTATTGGAGGTGGCAAAGGTGGAGGCATTGGGGGTGGTGCAGGcggtggtgctggtggtggcTTCGGTGGAGGCACGGGTGGCGGTGGAGGTATTGGAGGTGGCAAAGGTGGAGGCATTGGgggtggtgctggtggtggcTTCGGAGGAGGCAAGGGTGGTGGTGGCAGCGTTGGAGGTGGCAAAGGTGGGGGTATTGGGGGTGGTGTAGGTGGGGGCCTCGGAGGAGGAAAGGGTGGCGGtgttggaggaggaggtggtgctGGCGGTGGCTTCAGTGGAGGCAAGGGTGGCGGTGGAGGTATTGGAGGTGGAAAAGGTGGAGGCATTGGGGGTGGTGCTGGCGGTGGCTTCGGAGGAGGCAAGGGTGGTGGCGGCGGCGTTGGAGGTGGCAAAGGTGGGGGTATTGGGGGTGGTGTAGGTGGGGGCTCTGGTGGTGGCTTCGGAGGTGGAGccggaggaggtggtggtgccGGTGTCGGTGGGGGTGCAGGAGGTGGAGCTGGCGGCGGCTTTGGAGGTGGCAAGGGTGGTGGAGGAGGCATTGGAGGTGGAGccggaggtggtggtggtgcagGAGGAGGATTTGGTGGAGGAGCCGGAGGTGGCGGTGGATTTGGAGGAGGCAAAGGTGGGGGAGGAGGTTTTAGTGGCGGGCATTAA
- the LOC7485828 gene encoding peroxidase 29, with amino-acid sequence MTAEESVHVHTVGVTHCLNILERLYYLKARGAEGMEPGFKAFLMFNCPRGSLISNLTFVQNDPTTFVFDNQYYINAEMAMDPRTAGIVQHFASGQEGFFRGFSSAFLKLSSSVVLTGSQGIIRKTCNELY; translated from the exons ATGACTGCTGAAGAATCT GTGCACGTACACACAGTAGGGGTTACACATTGCTTAAACATTCTGGAACGTCTGTATTATCTCAAAGCTCGTGGTGCAGAGGGAATGGAACCTGGATTTAAGGCTTTCTTGATGTTTAACTGTCCTCGAGGCTCCCTAATCTCAAATTTGACTTTTGTCCAAAACGATCCTACCACGTTTGTTTTTGACAACCAGTACTATATTAATGCTGAAATGGCAATGGATCCAAGAACAGCTGGTATTGTCCAGCATTTTGCAAGTGGCCAGGAAGGTTTCTTCCGTGGATTTTCTTCTGCTTTTCTGAAACTCTCTTCTTCAGTAGTCCTAACAGGAAGCCAAGGTATCATTAGGAAGACCTGTAATGAATTGTACTGA
- the LOC7485829 gene encoding probable enoyl-CoA hydratase 1, peroxisomal produces the protein MDQTRIENLILVTRDRNGIATITINRPKSLNSLTRPMMVRLARQINALGKDESVRVIILTGSGRAFCSGVDLTAAEKVFKGDVKDVETDTVAQMELCKKPIIGAINGFAVTAGFEIALACDILIAAKGAKFMDTHSRFGIFPSWGLSQKLSRIIGANRAREASLTAMPISAEQAERWGLVNHVVEEGEVLRKAQEVAEAIVTKNQDLVLRYKAVINDGLKLDLGHALSLEKERAHAYYSGMSKDQFQKMQEFIAGRSSKKPSKL, from the exons ATGGATCAAACCCGAATCGAAAACCTCATCCTAGTCACTCGAGACCGAAACGGCATCGCGACGATCACAATAAACCGACCCAAATCGCTAAACTCCTTGACGAGGCCTATGATGGTGCGTTTAGCCCGTCAAATCAATGCCTTGGGCAAGGACGAATCAGTTCGGGTCATCATTTTAACGGGGTCGGGTCGGGCATTTTGTTCGGGTGTGGATCTGACTGCCGCGGAGAAGGTGTTTAAAGGGGATGTGAAGGATGTGGAGACCGACACGGTTGCCCAAATGGAGCTGTGCAAAAAGCCCATTATTGGAGCCATTAATGGGTTTGCAGTTACTGCTGGGTTTGAAATTGCACTTGCTTGTGATATTTTGATTGCTGCTAAAGGAGCTAAGTTTATGGATACTCATTCCAG GTTTGGGATATTTCCTTCATGGGGCCTCTCGCAGAAGCTTTCACGCATTATAGGGGCCAACAGGGCACGCGAAGCATCTCTAACAGCTATGCCAATTTCTGCAGAGCAAGCTGAGAGGTGGGGTTTGGTTAACCATGTTGTGGAAGAAGGTGAAGTGTTGAGGAAAGCCCAAGAAGTTGCAGAGGCCATTGTGACAAAAAATCAAGACTTGGTGTTGAGATACAAGGCTGTTATTAATGATGGCCTGAAGTTGGACCTGGGTCATGCTCTTTCTTTAGAAAAG GAGAGGGCTCACGCATATTACAGTGGCATGAGTAAGGACCAGTTTCAGAAGATGCAGGAATTCATAGCTGGTCGGAGCTCCAAGAAACCTTCGAAGCTGTAA
- the LOC7485830 gene encoding putative ubiquitin-conjugating enzyme E2 39, with translation MALPLPSLEPQQQQQQTTTNREIQEIDIFHRFDVVSDSSDHHYLHINNNNEKNSSSKKTKGEGDSFTDISSGASKKIMQEWKILEKHLPDSIYVRVYENRIDLLRAVIIGAAG, from the exons ATGGCTCTCCCTTTACCCTCTCTAGAACCccaacaacagcaacagcaaacCACCACCAATCGTGAGATCCAAGAGATCGACATTTTTCATCGATTCGACGTCGTATCTGACTCATCAGACCACCACTACCTtcacatcaacaacaacaacgaaaAAAACAGTAGcagcaaaaaaaccaaaggtGAGGGAGATTCTTTCACAGATATCTCAAGCGGGGCTTCCAAGAAGATCATGCAGGAATGGAAAATCCTGGAAAAACACCTCCCTGATTCAATCTACGTTCGTGTGTACGAGAATCGAATCGATCTCTTAAGGGCAGTAATCATAGGAGCCGCAG GTTAG